The Rhodopirellula halodulae sequence GCGTGCGAATCAAAAGATCGTTTCCGCGGGAAGCCACCTCGACGTGATCGTCCTTTTCACTGAGAGCCCGCTCGATCAATCCGATGGCTCGCGTGGGCACAATCGTGGTCATCCCGCTGGTCGCGTGACCGCCGACGGACTCACCGGTGCCTTCCATTCGTGCCAGCCGTCGACCGTCCGTTCCGACCGCGATGACGGAGGATTCTTCCATCTCCAACAACACGCCGCCGAGTGCGTAACGGCTGCTTTCCGAGTCGGTCGCGAAGACGGTTCGGCGGAGCATTTCGCGGAAGGTGCGAGTGCTGATTTGGTGGTACTTCGACTCGTCGAATTCGTGGACGCTGGGGAACTCATCCGGGTTGTTTCCCGGCAGTCGAAACTTGCTCCGGCTGCCCGAAATTTTGATGCCCGCCTCATCGGTTTCGATCGTGATCGTTTCGTCGTTGCTCTCGCGCAGAATCGGTCCGGTTCGCAGGACGGGCAGCAGGGCGGTGCCCTCGGTTTCGACCTCGATCCCTTCGGTCACGTCCAACCGAATTCCCACCTCTTGGTCCGTCGCCATCAGCGTGATCTTGTCACCCGCCGCGGTGACTTTGACGTTCTGCAAAATCTCCTTCGGCGACCGACTCGGAGCGATCGATGCAGCGAGGACGAAAGCGTTGGCGAGGATGTCTCGTTGGCAGGTGATCTTCATCGGTGCGACTGGAAAAAGAGACCGGGCTGGAACGCCGACGTCCGCCGGCCGAGCCCGGATGACTTGGCTTCAAACGAGTCGTTCAGGGCGGTCCAAGTTGTAACGCGATCGATGCGATCTGGCATCCCCCGCAACGTCCGCATCGAGGGCTTCCGCGAACACCCTGCAAAACCGGGTGATGACTAGGAAGGTCTTTCCCAGGATGTTTGCTATCAAAAAGAACTAATTTAACTACCGTCGTCGTCGTAATGCGTGGACGACGAGTGTCTCAAAGCATTGTTCGAAACGCGATTGGATCGGCAAATCACGTAGAAAACAGGCACGATAGCGATGTGGATAACCTGTCGTTTGGATGTCTCAAATCTGTCTGAAATCGGAGGTACTTCGAACACGGACCGACAGTGGCTTGTCCGAGGCTGTCAAAAGTCAGACATTTTGAGACAGACTTCAGACAGTGAAAAGACAGGTTATCCACAGGTGTTTTCGGGGTGAAAACGAGGGTTCATGAGCGCCAAAAAAGAATTTGAAAACGTTCCAAAAAAGTCCGTTTCCAGTCCGTCCAAAGACCCGTCGTTGATGGTTTTGTGGACGACGGTGGAATCGAACGAGCAAGCGGAGATGCTTGCACGAGGCTTGTTGGAGCAGCGATTGGCGGCGTGCGTGCAGATCGATTCACCGATCACCAGCCACTACGTTTGGAAGGGTCAAACGTGTTCGGAAACGGAGCTACGAGTGGTGGTCAAAACGCTGGCCTCGAAGGTCGACGAAGCGATGACGTGGCTGGCTGAGAACCATCCCTACGACGAGCCTCAGTTGGTCGTGTTGCCGGTCGAGAAAGCGTCGTCAGGCTACGCGAGATGGGTCGCCGAATCGACTTCGAAGTAGTGGATCGCTGGAAAGAATTCGAGGTCCAAATCGATCACCGACGGGCCTCGCTGGAGCCCCGTCTGAACCCGCTCGTGAAGAGCCGAAGCGGTGTTCAAACGGAGTTGTTTCACGCCGTCGCGAATGTCCCGAGACGGGTCACTCGCCAGGCAAAAAAATGCCGTGTCGCGGACTCACATCACTCGGCTTCGGCGATCTGAATTGCATCGACCGAGGTGAACTTTCCGACCTGCATGTTGGCTCCGCCGAGCATCACCAATTGGGTCGGTGAAGTCGGAATCATGCGGTGGAAGAAGCGGGCCGGATCCACCTGCGAAACGGTTTGCCAGGTCTGTCCATCGGCCGACAAACGATGCACGAAACCGTCCAGCGTCGTCACGTACAGACGACCTCCGGTGGCGAACGCGGAGGATCCAAAACCAGCCATCCCGGAGCCGGGCAGGGCGGGGCCGAGCGACCAGGTTTGCGAGGCCGGGTCGTAGACATCGACTCGCGTGGTGGGGCCACCCTCGGACCGCATGCCGCCAACCACGTACAGCTTTCCGTCGTGTGCCGCGACGCTGATCGCTCGACGTTGGAACGGCGGATTGGCGACCGGCTGCCAGCCCGATTGAGGCTCCAACAGATTCAGCGACCAAGCGGTTTTGTGCCAGGTGCTCTCGTCGCTTTCGCCGTCGAGTTTCCATCCGCCGAAGACGTAGACGGTGTCGTTCAAGACCGCTGCGTCGAGCGAAGATCGGCCCTCGGGAAGAGCGGGCAGATCGGTCCAAGATTTCGACGCCGCATCGAATCGTGCCACGCTGGTTTGCGATCGCAGATCGTGTTCTTCTCCCGCGTCGTTCACCGCCGTGAAGCCGCCGATGCGGATCAGCGAATCGTCGTGACCAACCATCGCCAAACCTTGCAATCGCGGTCCGGTGGCGAGCTGTTGCCACTGGGGTTTGTCGGCGGTGGTGTCGATGGCCCACAGACGATTGGATTGCTCTTCGGTGGAGTACGAGTGGGCGCTGCCGGTGTGCCCACCGTAGACATACAGCGTTCCACTGACGAAGGCTGCACCGAAGCTGGTCAGTTCTTCTGGCAATTCAGGCAGCACGGATTCAACGATCGTCACGCCGCTGTTGTCGATGACTTTCGGGGTGGTGTCCGCCTTGTCGGCTTTCGCCATCGATCGCTTGTTGATCCGGAACGATGCGGTGAGGTAATCCGCGGTGCTGGTGTAGGCTTTGCCATCCAGTTCACCTTGAACGCCTTCGGCTGTGACACCCGCCATGACGGAATTCAAACCCGGCTCGATCAAGTCCGCGGCAAAGGTGACTTGCCCATCGCTGTTGGTGGTTTCGGTACCGGCTTCGTGTCCGTCTTCGAGGAACAACCGCACCGAGGTTTCCGCGAGAGGTTTGCCGTCGTGTAGCACTTGGACTTGCAAGTCACCGTTGTCGGCGGTGGTGATCACCGACTGCAAGGAAGCATTTTCGCGAGCCTGGGTGGGCCACTGCTGTGGATCGGATTGCGGCAAGTGCTCGACGTGATACGTCAGCTTCATTCCGTGATACAAGCCGTAAGTGATCGAACCCGCGATTTCGTGATCGGTGGGAACGGCGGCTTGGCTTTGAATGCCAACCAGATCGCTGCCGTCGACGGGGCTCATCGCGATCGATTGGTCGCCGCTGAGCAACTGAATTTTTTGGACTGTTTCCGGCATCGGGTACGTTCGGTCATCGGTGGATTCGCCGAACCACATCACGGCCTTGCCGTCCGAATCAGTGGCGAGCCAAGGAAAGTGAGCCGAAGCCGGGGTGGCGGATGCCAGCATCAAAGCGAGTGCCAGCAGTTTGCGTTTGGAGGAACGTTTCATAGTGGTGATGGAATGGTTGAAGGGTGGGTCAAAGGAGGCGGGAAGCGTGTTCAACGCTTGCTCAATTCAAACACAAAGGGCTCGTTGGCCGACGGCGAAACGTTGGCTGAAAGTTGCCCGGTACTTTGGTAACGCACGGGAATCGTTTTCGACTTCAGAGGGTCTCGATCCCCTTCTTGCATGGCCTGCATCGCTTCGTTCATCTCCGGTTCAATCGGGGTGATGACGACGTGATGCTCGCCGGGGGAAGGACCGTTGGTGTCGTCAAAAACAAACCGTCCCTCCGTAATCATGGTAACGCTGTCGTGTTGGCCCAGTTCGCCTTGGACCGGTACGAAGCGGATCATCGCGGCGGCAATTGGTTTCTTTTGCAGGGTCACCTCGCCAGAGATTGGCACGTGAGTGAACTCCGCTTCGGAAGAACAACCAATCAACAGACAGCATGACACGACCATCGGCACCAATCCGGAACGCGGTGCAAGATGAAGAACACTGCGTTGCAGATGGTTAATCACGGCGCGTCCTCCACCACTTCGTGACCGTTGCGAGTCGCCAAAGCGTTGAGCAATTCACGGTCCAGGGATTCGGATGTGAAACGAACGCTGCCATCACCGAACAAGAAGTAAACGCCGCCTTCGTGCATGCTTTGGAACCCACCGTTGTTGGCGGCGTTGTGAACGTTCAGTTCCTTTTGGCTGGTTCCCAGCGAAACCTTGGGATAGCCCAGCACCCAGCGAGCCGTTCCCCACTTCACCGTTCCCGCAACGCTGGCGGGACTGGTCCAAAGGTAGTCCTTCATGTCGTAGGTCGTTTCGCCGTAGGCGATGGTGTTGCTGGTTCCGTCCGTGAGATCGCGGAAACCAGTGGCCGGGTTTTCGTATCCGTAGGCTGGCCAATTCAATCCAAACATGCCGTCGGCTTTTTGCATGTAAGCCGCCGTTCCTTCACAGGCGAGATAGCTCGACGGACCACCGGTTTCACCCAAATCCGTCGCGGGGACTTCGCGCGGCAGAACCATGGACGGGCAAAGGTAGGTGGCAATGGTCTGAGCCGCCACCTCTTGGTTGATGGGATCCGAATAGGACCGACCGAAATCAAATTGTTGGTAGGTGTTGGCTTCTTCCAGGAAAGGCAGGGCGGCGGTCAATGGGCCGAGGAAGTTGCTGAGCCTCGAACCTTCGGGGAACTTCTTGAAAGCACTGTGGTAATTGTGAAGTGCCAACCCGATTTGCTTCATGTTGTTGCTGCAGCTCATGCGGCGAGCAGCGGCACGGGCGGATTGAACCGCAGGAAGAAGCAATCCGACCAGGACACCAATGATGGCAATCACCACCAGTAGTTCGACCAGGGTGAATGCGGATCGTTGAGAGACGGAAGCACGGGCGCAGGGGCGCGCAGAAATGGGCATGGGTTTCTCCAGCCAAAGAGATCACGAAACGGGAAACGACCCCTCTCGGGGACGGATCGAGCGTGGCTGGCTAGAGAGCGAAATGCTCGTCGCTTGCTGCGTCGTCGATGCTGATATTGCGAATCAGTCGCATCAATTATGCTTCTTGTACCGTTTATTGCAACGGCGGAGGGGAGCAAATCTCAAGAGAAATCGTCGAATATCACCCCTCGTCAGTAGGTCAGGTCTCACCTGACGTGGGCTTCGATTCCGCATGGACGCTCCACGTTTCCACCGGAAACCGTTCGGTGGAACCGAACCTACGGAATGTTGCAAGTTATTTCCAAGAAACGACTTATGCTTCTGCTTGGCAGGTGTTTTCCAGGCGGCCGATGCCGTCGATTTCCACCACGCAGCGGTCTCCCGGAGCCAGGTAGCGGGGCGGGGTTCGGGCGTCGCCGACTCCCGATGGGGTACCGGTGAAAATCAGGTCGCCGGGACGCAGGGTCATGAATTTCGTCAAATGGGCGATCAACGCTGGGATGTCAAAGATCAACTGCTCGGTGTTGCTGTCTTGCAAAGTTTCGCCATTGATCAGCATCCGGATCGGAAGGTTGCCGGGATCGGCGATCTCGTCGGCGGTGACAACTGCCGGCCCGAGAGGCGCGAAAGTGTCAAAGGACTTGCCCACCAACCACTGACCGCCGGGGCGACCTTTTTGCCAGTCTCGCGAAGAGACATCGTGACCGACCGCGTAGCCAAAGACGCACTGCATGGCGTCCTCGGCCGCGACGTGCCGGCATTCTTTTCCGATGACCACAACCAGCTCAGCTTCGTAGTCGACACGGTCGCTGATGGATGGCAACACGATGTCTTGTCCGTGACCGACCAACGCAGAATTGAACTTGCTAAAGACGACGGGCAACGTCGGCTTTTCAGCGCCGGTTTCAATCGCGTGATCCAAGTAGTTCAAGCCGATGCAAAGAATCTTTTCCGGGGTCGCAACCGGGGGCAGCATGGTCGCGGGAGCATCCATCCATTGCGACGCATCCGGCGTGGGCAAGGCTTTCAGTTCGTCCGATGACAACGCGAACAGGTTGTTGCCTTGCAGCCACTCTTGCTCGGTCGCTTCGTCCAACAAGTCAGCGATGGGACAAACCTTTGGCCGAGGTGCCAACTGCGTTTCCGGTTCTTTGCGAATGGCCAAACGAGTGACACCCGATGATTCAACGTAGCGACAAAAAGCAACCATGGAGAAAGAAACCAGTGAGAGAATGTGCGTTGAGAAACGGACGTTTGATGTTCAATGAATGGCGATGTGCAGAGCATTCTGTTTGCTAGCAAATCGCGTTGTTTTGCTAGCAATACCATAGCGATGAAAACTTCCGACGGGGCATGGCTGCGAAGGCGAAAACGAATCTTTACACTGCGACGGTGCACCGGCATACTCCGATGCCCCGTCCTGTTTGGACCTGACTCGTCCTCTTCGATTCTCCTTTTTACGACCCGTCTATGAACACCTTGGCGATCAACCAATTGTCGACTCTGAGATGGGAATTCGAGCAAGATGCTCAAGCGTATTCCGATCGCGGGTTCGAAGGCATTGGCTTGTTTCGTCCCAAGCTAGACGATCTCGGACTGACGCGAGCCGCAGAGTTGCTCAGCGAAACGGACCTGCAAGTCACGTCACTGAGTTGGGTCGGTGGATTCACCGGCAGTGATGGTCGTGGATTTGACGACGCGGTTCGTGATGCGATGCAAGCCGTTCGTGACGCCGCGGAACTACGGGCGAACACATTGATTGTGTTGGCCGGTGGTCGGAACAACCACATTCGAAAGCACGCACGACGCACGTTGTGTGATGCGTTGTCACATTTGGCGATCATTGCGGAAGAGTTCGGTGTGAACTTGTCGCTTGAACCAATCCATGCGGGATGCGGCGTGGAGTGGTCCTTCGTGAACGACTTGGAATCGACGTTGGAAATCTTGGATTTGGTCGACAGTCCAAACTTGGGACTCGTGCTGGACACCTATCACGTCGGGATGGACGATCGCGTTCAAGACATGTTGCCTCACGTCGTGCCTTTGATGCATTTGATGCAGCTCGGCGATGGTCGACACAGCCCGCTCGGCGAAATGAATCGTTGCTTGCTCGGCGAAGGCTGCGTGCCGATCGAGTCGCTGGTTCACCGCGTGTTGGAACTTGGCTACGAAGGCCCGATCGAAGTGGAAGTCTTGGGCGAAGACGTGGAAGCACTGAGCTATGAATCCGTGCTGGATCACACCAAGTCCTATCTGGACCAAAACGTGGGCCCAGTGAAGTCGAGCTGAAGAAACGACTTCGTTTAGAATGACGTCCGGCGGAACCGGACGGAGATCTTGCTTGAGTTTGAACCGCAAACTCGCGAAATCACAGCAGGCGGCAGTGCTTCAGAATGTCGTCCGCACCGGCTTTGTAACCGACGTAAAACGGACCGAACTCGGCGTATTTCGCGCTCGCTTTATCAAACCGCATCTTGTAGACGATGTCTTTCAAGTATTGCGGGTTGCGACCCCAAAGCGTCACCATCCATTCCCAATCGTCCAAGCCGACTCC is a genomic window containing:
- the dnaN gene encoding DNA polymerase III subunit beta, with protein sequence MKITCQRDILANAFVLAASIAPSRSPKEILQNVKVTAAGDKITLMATDQEVGIRLDVTEGIEVETEGTALLPVLRTGPILRESNDETITIETDEAGIKISGSRSKFRLPGNNPDEFPSVHEFDESKYHQISTRTFREMLRRTVFATDSESSRYALGGVLLEMEESSVIAVGTDGRRLARMEGTGESVGGHATSGMTTIVPTRAIGLIERALSEKDDHVEVASRGNDLLIRTPRAVISSRLVEGRYPNWRQVLPQRENAVQIDVTVGPLFAALRQAAIVTDLDSRGVDFTFADGTLKLEAKTADLGESQIELPIAYDGESITLTMDHRYLADFCKVMDNESTVVMEIESAKSPALLQTDDGYAYVIMPMARDR
- the cutA gene encoding divalent-cation tolerance protein CutA; amino-acid sequence: MSAKKEFENVPKKSVSSPSKDPSLMVLWTTVESNEQAEMLARGLLEQRLAACVQIDSPITSHYVWKGQTCSETELRVVVKTLASKVDEAMTWLAENHPYDEPQLVVLPVEKASSGYARWVAESTSK
- a CDS encoding Kelch repeat-containing protein, yielding MKRSSKRKLLALALMLASATPASAHFPWLATDSDGKAVMWFGESTDDRTYPMPETVQKIQLLSGDQSIAMSPVDGSDLVGIQSQAAVPTDHEIAGSITYGLYHGMKLTYHVEHLPQSDPQQWPTQARENASLQSVITTADNGDLQVQVLHDGKPLAETSVRLFLEDGHEAGTETTNSDGQVTFAADLIEPGLNSVMAGVTAEGVQGELDGKAYTSTADYLTASFRINKRSMAKADKADTTPKVIDNSGVTIVESVLPELPEELTSFGAAFVSGTLYVYGGHTGSAHSYSTEEQSNRLWAIDTTADKPQWQQLATGPRLQGLAMVGHDDSLIRIGGFTAVNDAGEEHDLRSQTSVARFDAASKSWTDLPALPEGRSSLDAAVLNDTVYVFGGWKLDGESDESTWHKTAWSLNLLEPQSGWQPVANPPFQRRAISVAAHDGKLYVVGGMRSEGGPTTRVDVYDPASQTWSLGPALPGSGMAGFGSSAFATGGRLYVTTLDGFVHRLSADGQTWQTVSQVDPARFFHRMIPTSPTQLVMLGGANMQVGKFTSVDAIQIAEAE
- a CDS encoding DUF1559 domain-containing protein, translating into MPISARPCARASVSQRSAFTLVELLVVIAIIGVLVGLLLPAVQSARAAARRMSCSNNMKQIGLALHNYHSAFKKFPEGSRLSNFLGPLTAALPFLEEANTYQQFDFGRSYSDPINQEVAAQTIATYLCPSMVLPREVPATDLGETGGPSSYLACEGTAAYMQKADGMFGLNWPAYGYENPATGFRDLTDGTSNTIAYGETTYDMKDYLWTSPASVAGTVKWGTARWVLGYPKVSLGTSQKELNVHNAANNGGFQSMHEGGVYFLFGDGSVRFTSESLDRELLNALATRNGHEVVEDAP
- a CDS encoding fumarylacetoacetate hydrolase family protein, producing MVAFCRYVESSGVTRLAIRKEPETQLAPRPKVCPIADLLDEATEQEWLQGNNLFALSSDELKALPTPDASQWMDAPATMLPPVATPEKILCIGLNYLDHAIETGAEKPTLPVVFSKFNSALVGHGQDIVLPSISDRVDYEAELVVVIGKECRHVAAEDAMQCVFGYAVGHDVSSRDWQKGRPGGQWLVGKSFDTFAPLGPAVVTADEIADPGNLPIRMLINGETLQDSNTEQLIFDIPALIAHLTKFMTLRPGDLIFTGTPSGVGDARTPPRYLAPGDRCVVEIDGIGRLENTCQAEA
- a CDS encoding sugar phosphate isomerase/epimerase family protein, which produces MNTLAINQLSTLRWEFEQDAQAYSDRGFEGIGLFRPKLDDLGLTRAAELLSETDLQVTSLSWVGGFTGSDGRGFDDAVRDAMQAVRDAAELRANTLIVLAGGRNNHIRKHARRTLCDALSHLAIIAEEFGVNLSLEPIHAGCGVEWSFVNDLESTLEILDLVDSPNLGLVLDTYHVGMDDRVQDMLPHVVPLMHLMQLGDGRHSPLGEMNRCLLGEGCVPIESLVHRVLELGYEGPIEVEVLGEDVEALSYESVLDHTKSYLDQNVGPVKSS